In the Streptomyces sp. NBC_00525 genome, one interval contains:
- a CDS encoding DNA-directed RNA polymerase subunit beta', whose translation MLDVNFFDELRIGLATADDIRTWSHGEVKKPETINYRTLKPEKDGLFCEKIFGPTRDWECYCGKYKRVRFKGIICERCGVEVTRAKVRRERMGHIELAAPVTHIWYFKGVPSRLGYLLDLAPKDLEKVIYFAAYMITFVDEERRTRDLPSLEAHVSVERQQIENRRDSDLENRAKKLETDLAELEAEGAKADVRRKVREGAEREMKQLRDRAQREIDRLDEVWSRFKNLKVQDLEGDELLYRELRDRFGTYFDGCMGAAALQKRLESFDLEEEAERLREIIRTGKGQKKTRALKRLKVVSAFLQTSNKPKGMVLDCVPVIPPDLRPMVQLDGGRFATSDLNDLYRRVINRNNRLKRLLDLGAPEIIVNNEKRMLQEAVDALFDNGRRGRPVTGPGNRPLKSLSDMLKGKQGRFRQNLLGKRVDYSARSVIVVGPQLKLHQCGLPKAMALELFKPFVMKRLVDLNHAQNIKSAKRMVERGRTVVYDVLEEVIAEHPVLLNRAPTLHRLGIQAFEPQLVEGKAIQIHPLVCTAFNADFDGDQMAVHLPLSAEAQAEARILMLSSNNILKPADGRPVTMPTQDMVLGLFFLTTDGELRDTKGEGRAFGSTAEAIMAFDAGELALQSSVDIRFPVGTIPPRGWVPPVAEEGEPEYQPGDTFRLRTSLGRALFNELLPEDYPFVDYSVGKKQLSEIVNDLAERYPKVIVAATLDNLKAAGFHWATRSGVTVAISDVVVPEAKKAIVKGYEEQDEKVQKQYERGLITKDERTQELINIWTKATNEVAEAMNENFPKTNPIFMMVDSGARGNMMQMRQIAGMRGLVSNAKNETIPRPIKASFREGLTVLEYFISTHGARKGLADTALRTADSGYLTRRLVDVSQDVIIREEDCGTDRGLKLKIAVKGHDGVLRKTEDVETSVYARMLAEDVVVDGKVIAPANVDLGDVLIDALVGAGVEEVKTRSVLTCESAVGTCAFCYGRSLATGKLVDIGEAVGIIAAQSIGEPGTQLTMRTFHTGGVAGDDITQGLPRVVELFEARTPKGVAPISESAGRVRIEETEKTKKLVVTPDDGSDEIAFPISKRARLLVGEGDHVEVGQKLTVGATNPHDVLRILGQRAVQVHLVGEVQKVYNSQGVSIHDKHIEIIIRQMLRRVTIIESGDAELLPGELVERSKFETENRRVVTEGGHPASGRPQLMGITKASLATESWLSAASFQETTRVLTDAAINAKSDSLIGLKENVIIGKLIPAGTGLSRYRNIRVEPTEEAKAAMYSAVGYDDIDYSPFGSGSGQAVPLEDYDYGPYNQ comes from the coding sequence GTGCTCGACGTCAACTTCTTCGACGAGCTGCGGATCGGCCTTGCCACCGCGGACGACATCCGGACCTGGTCCCACGGCGAGGTCAAGAAGCCGGAGACCATCAACTACCGCACCCTCAAGCCCGAAAAGGACGGACTCTTCTGCGAGAAGATCTTCGGTCCGACCCGGGACTGGGAGTGCTACTGCGGCAAGTACAAGCGTGTCCGCTTCAAGGGCATCATCTGTGAGCGCTGCGGCGTCGAGGTCACCCGCGCCAAGGTGCGCCGCGAGCGCATGGGCCACATCGAGCTCGCCGCTCCGGTCACCCACATCTGGTACTTCAAGGGCGTCCCGTCGCGCCTGGGCTACCTGCTGGACCTCGCGCCGAAGGACCTGGAAAAGGTCATCTACTTCGCCGCGTACATGATCACGTTCGTGGACGAGGAGCGCCGCACCCGCGACCTCCCCTCCCTGGAGGCGCACGTCTCCGTCGAGCGCCAGCAGATCGAGAACCGCCGCGACTCCGACCTGGAGAACCGCGCCAAGAAGCTCGAGACCGACCTGGCCGAGCTGGAGGCCGAGGGCGCCAAGGCCGACGTGCGCCGCAAGGTGCGCGAGGGTGCCGAGCGCGAGATGAAGCAGCTGCGCGACCGCGCGCAGCGCGAGATCGACCGCCTCGACGAGGTGTGGAGCCGCTTCAAGAACCTCAAGGTCCAGGACCTGGAGGGCGACGAGCTGCTCTACCGCGAGCTGCGTGACCGCTTCGGCACGTACTTCGACGGCTGCATGGGCGCCGCCGCGCTGCAGAAGCGCCTGGAGTCCTTCGACCTCGAGGAGGAGGCCGAGCGCCTCCGCGAGATCATCCGCACCGGCAAGGGCCAGAAGAAGACCCGTGCGCTCAAGCGCCTCAAGGTCGTCTCCGCGTTCCTGCAGACCAGCAACAAGCCCAAGGGCATGGTGCTCGACTGCGTGCCGGTCATCCCGCCGGACCTGCGTCCGATGGTGCAGCTGGACGGTGGCCGCTTCGCGACCTCCGACCTGAACGACCTGTACCGCCGCGTGATCAACCGCAACAACCGCCTGAAGCGGCTTCTCGACCTCGGCGCGCCCGAGATCATCGTGAACAACGAGAAGCGCATGCTCCAGGAGGCCGTGGACGCGCTCTTCGACAACGGCCGTCGCGGCCGTCCCGTCACGGGCCCCGGCAACCGCCCGCTGAAGTCCCTCAGCGACATGCTGAAGGGCAAGCAGGGTCGCTTCCGTCAGAACCTGCTCGGCAAGCGCGTGGACTACTCCGCGCGTTCCGTGATCGTCGTCGGTCCGCAGCTCAAGCTGCACCAGTGCGGTCTGCCGAAGGCGATGGCGCTGGAACTGTTCAAGCCGTTCGTGATGAAGCGCCTGGTGGACCTGAACCACGCGCAGAACATCAAGTCGGCCAAGCGCATGGTCGAGCGCGGCCGCACCGTGGTGTACGACGTCCTCGAAGAGGTCATCGCCGAGCACCCGGTGCTGCTGAACCGTGCGCCCACGCTGCACCGCCTCGGCATCCAGGCCTTCGAGCCGCAGTTGGTCGAGGGCAAGGCCATTCAGATCCACCCGCTCGTCTGCACCGCGTTCAACGCGGACTTCGACGGTGACCAGATGGCCGTGCACCTGCCGCTGTCCGCGGAGGCGCAGGCCGAGGCCCGCATCCTGATGCTGTCCTCGAACAACATCCTCAAGCCGGCCGACGGCCGTCCGGTCACGATGCCGACCCAGGACATGGTGCTGGGTCTGTTCTTCCTGACCACCGACGGCGAGCTGCGTGACACCAAGGGCGAGGGCCGCGCGTTCGGCTCCACGGCCGAGGCGATCATGGCGTTCGACGCCGGTGAGCTGGCGCTCCAGTCCTCCGTCGACATCCGCTTCCCGGTGGGCACCATCCCGCCGCGCGGCTGGGTGCCGCCGGTCGCCGAGGAGGGCGAGCCCGAGTACCAGCCGGGCGACACCTTCCGGCTGCGGACGAGCCTGGGCCGCGCGCTCTTCAACGAGCTGCTGCCCGAGGACTACCCGTTCGTCGACTACTCGGTCGGCAAGAAGCAGCTCTCCGAGATCGTCAACGACCTCGCCGAGCGCTACCCCAAGGTCATCGTGGCGGCGACGCTCGACAACCTGAAGGCGGCCGGCTTCCACTGGGCGACCCGTTCGGGCGTCACCGTGGCCATCTCCGACGTCGTCGTGCCCGAGGCCAAGAAGGCCATCGTCAAGGGCTACGAGGAGCAGGACGAGAAGGTCCAGAAGCAGTACGAGCGCGGTCTGATCACCAAGGACGAGCGCACGCAGGAGCTCATCAACATCTGGACCAAGGCGACCAACGAGGTCGCCGAGGCGATGAATGAGAACTTCCCCAAGACGAACCCCATCTTCATGATGGTTGACTCGGGTGCCCGAGGAAACATGATGCAGATGCGGCAGATCGCCGGTATGCGTGGTCTGGTATCCAACGCCAAGAACGAGACGATCCCGCGTCCCATCAAGGCGTCCTTCCGCGAGGGCCTCACCGTTCTGGAGTACTTCATCTCCACGCACGGTGCCCGTAAGGGTCTGGCGGACACCGCCCTGCGTACCGCCGACTCGGGTTACCTGACCCGTCGTCTGGTGGACGTCTCGCAGGACGTGATCATTCGCGAGGAGGACTGCGGCACCGACCGCGGCCTCAAGCTGAAGATCGCCGTCAAGGGCCACGACGGTGTGCTGCGCAAGACGGAGGACGTCGAGACCTCGGTCTACGCCCGCATGCTCGCCGAGGACGTCGTCGTCGACGGCAAGGTCATCGCGCCGGCCAACGTGGACCTCGGTGACGTGCTGATCGACGCCCTGGTGGGCGCCGGCGTCGAGGAGGTCAAGACCCGCTCGGTTCTGACCTGCGAGTCCGCGGTCGGCACCTGTGCCTTCTGCTACGGCCGTTCGCTCGCCACCGGCAAGCTGGTCGACATCGGTGAGGCGGTCGGCATCATCGCCGCCCAGTCCATCGGTGAGCCCGGTACCCAGCTGACGATGCGTACCTTCCACACCGGTGGTGTGGCCGGTGACGACATCACCCAGGGTCTGCCGCGTGTCGTCGAGCTCTTCGAGGCGCGTACGCCCAAGGGTGTCGCCCCGATCTCCGAGTCCGCGGGCCGCGTCCGCATCGAGGAGACCGAGAAGACCAAGAAGCTCGTCGTCACCCCGGACGACGGCAGCGACGAGATCGCCTTCCCGATCTCCAAGCGCGCCCGTCTCCTGGTCGGCGAGGGCGACCACGTCGAGGTGGGCCAGAAGCTCACCGTGGGTGCCACCAACCCGCACGACGTGCTGCGCATCCTCGGCCAGCGCGCGGTCCAGGTCCACCTGGTCGGCGAGGTCCAGAAGGTCTACAACTCGCAGGGCGTGTCGATCCACGACAAGCACATCGAGATCATCATCCGGCAGATGCTCCGCCGCGTGACGATCATCGAGTCCGGCGACGCGGAGCTGCTGCCGGGCGAGCTCGTCGAGCGCTCGAAGTTCGAGACCGAGAACCGTCGTGTGGTCACCGAGGGCGGTCACCCCGCCTCCGGCCGGCCGCAGCTGATGGGTATCACCAAGGCCTCGCTGGCGACGGAATCCTGGCTGTCGGCCGCCTCCTTCCAGGAGACGACCCGAGTGCTGACGGACGCGGCGATCAACGCCAAGTCCGACAGCCTCATCGGCCTCAAGGAGAACGTCATCATCGGTAAGCTCATCCCGGCCGGTACGGGCCTGTCCCGCTACCGCAACATCCGGGTCGAGCCGACCGAGGAGGCCAAGGCCGCGATGTACTCGGCCGTCGGCTACGACGACATCGACTACTCGCCGTTCGGCTCTGGCTCCGGCCAGGCCGTTCCGCTGGAGGACTACGACTACGGTCCGTACAACCAGTAA
- the rpsG gene encoding 30S ribosomal protein S7: MPRKGPAPKRPVIIDPVYNSPLVTSLINKILLDGKRSTAERIVYGAMEGLREKTGADPVITLKRALENVKPSLEVKSRRVGGATYQVPIEVKPGRAATLALRWVVGYSRARREKTMTERLMNELLDASNGLGAAVKKREDTHKMAESNKAFAHYRW, from the coding sequence ATGCCTCGTAAGGGCCCCGCCCCGAAGCGCCCGGTCATCATCGACCCGGTCTACAACTCTCCTCTGGTCACCTCGCTGATCAACAAGATCCTGCTCGACGGCAAGCGTTCCACCGCTGAGCGGATCGTGTACGGCGCCATGGAGGGTCTTCGCGAGAAGACCGGCGCCGACCCGGTCATCACGCTGAAGCGCGCGCTGGAGAACGTCAAGCCCTCGCTCGAGGTCAAGTCCCGCCGTGTCGGTGGCGCCACCTACCAGGTGCCGATCGAGGTCAAGCCCGGTCGCGCCGCCACCCTCGCGCTGCGCTGGGTCGTGGGCTACTCCCGCGCCCGTCGCGAGAAGACGATGACCGAGCGGCTCATGAACGAGCTGCTCGACGCCTCGAACGGTCTTGGCGCTGCCGTCAAGAAGCGTGAGGACACCCACAAGATGGCCGAGTCCAACAAGGCCTTCGCGCACTACCGCTGGTAG
- the rpsL gene encoding 30S ribosomal protein S12 produces the protein MPTIQQLVRKGRQDKVEKNKTPALEGSPQRRGVCTRVFTTTPKKPNSALRKVARVRLTSGIEVTAYIPGEGHNLQEHSIVLVRGGRVKDLPGVRYKIIRGSLDTQGVKNRKQARSRYGAKKEK, from the coding sequence GTGCCTACGATCCAGCAGCTGGTCCGGAAGGGCCGGCAGGACAAGGTCGAGAAGAACAAGACGCCCGCACTCGAGGGTTCGCCCCAGCGCCGCGGCGTCTGCACGCGTGTGTTCACGACCACCCCGAAGAAGCCCAACTCCGCGCTCCGGAAGGTCGCACGTGTGCGTCTGACCTCGGGCATCGAGGTCACGGCCTACATTCCGGGTGAGGGACACAACCTGCAGGAGCACTCCATCGTGCTCGTGCGTGGTGGCCGTGTGAAGGACCTGCCGGGTGTTCGTTACAAGATCATCCGCGGCTCGCTCGACACCCAGGGTGTCAAGAACCGCAAGCAGGCCCGCAGCCGCTACGGCGCCAAGAAGGAGAAGTAA
- the rpoB gene encoding DNA-directed RNA polymerase subunit beta, giving the protein MAASRNASTANTNNGASTAPLRISFAKIKEPLEVPNLLALQTESFDWLLGNAAWKARVEAALDSGQDVPTKSGLEEIFEEISPIEDFSGSMSLTFRDHRFEPPKNSIDECKERDFTFAAPLFVTAEFTNNETGEIKSQTVFMGDFPLMTNKGTFVINGTERVVVSQLVRSPGVYFDSSIDKTSDKDIFSAKIIPSRGAWLEMEIDKRDMVGVRIDRKRKQSVTVLLKALGWTTEQILEEFGEYESMRATLEKDHTQGQDDALLDIYRKLRPGEPPTREAAQTLLENLYFNPKRYDLAKVGRYKVNKKLGADEPLDAGVLTTDDVIATIKYLVKLHAGETETVGESGRTIVVETDDIDHFGNRRLRNVGELIQNQVRTGLARMERVVRERMTTQDVEAITPQTLINIRPVVASIKEFFGTSQLSQFMDQNNPLSGLTHKRRLSALGPGGLSRERAGFEVRDVHPSHYGRMCPIETPEGPNIGLIGSLASYGRVNAFGFIETPYRKVVDGQVTDEVDYITADEEDRFVIAQANATLSDELRFTEPRVLVRRRGGEVDYVPSDEVDYMDVSPRQMVSVATAMIPFLEHDDANRALMGANMMRQAVPLIKSEAPLVGTGMEYRCATDAGDVLKAEKDGVVQEVSADYITVTNDDGTYTTYRIAKFMRSNQGTSVNQKVVVSEGDRVIEGQVLADGPATEHGEMALGKNLLVAFMPWEGHNYEDAIILSQRLVQDDVLSSIHIEEHEVDARDTKLGPEEITRDIPNVSEEVLADLDERGIIRIGAEVVAGDILVGKVTPKGETELTPEERLLRAIFGEKAREVRDTSLKVPHGEIGKVIGVRVFDREEGDELPPGVNQLVRVYVAQKRKITDGDKLAGRHGNKGVISKILPIEDMPFLEDGTPVDIILNPLGVPSRMNPGQVLEIHLGWLASRGWDVSGLGDEWAKRLQAIGADQVAPGTNVATPVFDGAREDEISGLFQATIPNRDGVRMVQPSGKARLFDGRSGEPFPDPVSVGYMYILKLHHLVDDKLHARSTGPYSMITQQPLGGKAQFGGQRFGEMEVWALEAYGAAYALQELLTIKSDDVTGRVKVYEAIVKGENIPEPGIPESFKVLIKEMQSLCLNVEVLSSDGMSIEMRDTDEDVFRAAEELGIDLSRREPSSVEEV; this is encoded by the coding sequence TTGGCCGCCTCGCGCAACGCCTCGACCGCGAATACGAACAACGGCGCCAGCACCGCCCCGCTGCGCATCTCTTTTGCAAAGATCAAGGAGCCCCTCGAGGTTCCGAACCTCCTCGCGCTGCAGACCGAGAGCTTTGACTGGCTCCTCGGCAACGCCGCCTGGAAGGCTCGCGTCGAGGCTGCTCTGGACAGTGGACAAGATGTCCCCACCAAGTCCGGCCTCGAGGAGATCTTCGAGGAGATCTCCCCGATCGAGGACTTCTCCGGGTCGATGTCGCTCACGTTCCGCGACCACCGCTTCGAGCCCCCCAAGAACTCGATCGACGAGTGCAAGGAGCGCGACTTCACGTTCGCCGCCCCGCTCTTCGTCACCGCCGAGTTCACCAACAACGAGACCGGCGAGATCAAGTCCCAGACGGTCTTCATGGGCGACTTCCCGCTCATGACCAACAAGGGCACCTTCGTCATCAACGGCACCGAGCGTGTCGTCGTGTCGCAGCTGGTCCGCTCGCCGGGTGTCTACTTCGACTCGTCGATCGACAAGACGTCCGACAAGGACATCTTCTCCGCCAAGATCATCCCCTCGCGGGGTGCCTGGCTGGAGATGGAGATCGACAAGCGCGACATGGTCGGTGTCCGCATCGACCGCAAGCGCAAGCAGTCCGTCACCGTCCTCCTGAAGGCGCTCGGCTGGACCACCGAGCAGATCCTCGAGGAGTTCGGCGAGTACGAGTCCATGCGCGCCACCCTGGAGAAGGACCACACCCAGGGCCAGGACGACGCGCTGCTCGACATCTACCGCAAGCTCCGCCCGGGCGAGCCGCCCACCCGCGAGGCCGCGCAGACGCTGCTCGAGAACCTCTACTTCAACCCGAAGCGCTACGACCTCGCGAAGGTCGGCCGCTACAAGGTGAACAAGAAGCTCGGCGCCGACGAGCCGCTGGACGCCGGCGTGCTCACCACCGACGACGTCATCGCGACCATCAAGTACCTGGTCAAGCTGCACGCCGGTGAGACCGAGACGGTGGGCGAGTCCGGCCGCACGATCGTCGTCGAGACCGACGACATCGACCACTTCGGCAACCGCCGTCTGCGCAACGTCGGCGAGCTGATCCAGAACCAGGTCCGTACGGGTCTCGCCCGTATGGAGCGCGTCGTGCGCGAGCGCATGACGACCCAGGACGTCGAGGCGATCACGCCGCAGACCCTGATCAACATCCGGCCGGTCGTCGCCTCCATCAAGGAGTTCTTCGGCACCAGCCAGCTGTCGCAGTTCATGGACCAGAACAACCCGCTGTCGGGGCTCACCCACAAGCGCCGTCTGTCGGCGCTCGGTCCGGGTGGTCTCTCCCGTGAGCGGGCCGGCTTCGAGGTCCGAGACGTGCACCCGTCCCACTACGGACGCATGTGCCCGATCGAGACCCCCGAAGGCCCGAACATCGGTCTGATCGGTTCGCTCGCCTCGTACGGCCGCGTCAACGCGTTCGGCTTCATCGAGACCCCGTACCGCAAGGTCGTCGACGGCCAGGTCACCGACGAGGTCGACTACATCACCGCCGACGAGGAAGACCGTTTCGTCATCGCCCAGGCGAACGCGACGCTCTCCGACGAACTGCGCTTCACCGAGCCCCGTGTCCTGGTCCGCCGCCGCGGCGGCGAGGTCGACTACGTCCCCAGCGACGAGGTCGACTACATGGACGTCTCGCCGCGCCAGATGGTGTCCGTCGCCACCGCGATGATCCCCTTCCTGGAGCACGACGACGCCAACCGTGCCCTCATGGGCGCGAACATGATGCGCCAGGCCGTGCCGCTCATCAAGAGCGAGGCGCCGCTCGTCGGCACCGGCATGGAGTACCGCTGCGCCACCGACGCCGGTGACGTGCTCAAGGCCGAGAAGGACGGTGTGGTCCAGGAGGTCTCCGCGGACTACATCACCGTGACGAACGACGACGGCACGTACACCACGTACCGCATCGCCAAGTTCATGCGCTCCAACCAGGGCACCTCGGTCAACCAGAAGGTCGTCGTCTCCGAGGGCGACCGCGTCATCGAGGGCCAGGTCCTCGCCGACGGCCCGGCCACCGAGCACGGCGAGATGGCGCTCGGCAAGAACCTGCTCGTGGCGTTCATGCCGTGGGAGGGTCACAACTACGAGGACGCGATCATCCTGTCGCAGCGCCTCGTGCAGGACGACGTCCTCTCCTCGATCCACATCGAGGAGCACGAGGTCGACGCCCGTGACACCAAGCTCGGCCCCGAGGAGATCACCCGGGACATCCCGAACGTCTCCGAGGAGGTCCTCGCCGACCTCGACGAGCGCGGCATCATCCGCATCGGTGCCGAGGTCGTCGCCGGCGACATCCTCGTCGGCAAGGTCACGCCCAAGGGTGAGACCGAGCTGACCCCCGAGGAGCGCCTGCTCCGCGCGATCTTCGGTGAGAAGGCGCGCGAGGTCCGCGACACCTCGCTCAAGGTCCCGCACGGCGAGATCGGCAAGGTCATCGGCGTCCGCGTCTTCGACCGCGAAGAGGGCGACGAGCTGCCGCCGGGCGTGAACCAGCTGGTCCGCGTCTACGTCGCGCAGAAGCGCAAGATCACCGACGGTGACAAGCTCGCCGGCCGTCACGGCAACAAGGGCGTCATCTCGAAGATCCTGCCGATCGAGGACATGCCGTTCCTGGAGGACGGCACCCCGGTCGACATCATCCTCAACCCGCTGGGTGTTCCTTCCCGAATGAACCCCGGACAGGTTCTGGAAATCCACCTCGGCTGGCTCGCCAGCCGCGGCTGGGACGTCTCCGGCCTCGGTGACGAGTGGGCCAAGCGGCTCCAGGCCATCGGCGCCGACCAGGTCGCCCCCGGCACCAACGTCGCCACGCCCGTCTTCGACGGTGCGCGCGAGGACGAGATCTCCGGCCTCTTCCAGGCCACGATCCCGAACCGCGACGGCGTCCGCATGGTGCAGCCCTCCGGCAAGGCCCGGCTGTTCGACGGCCGCTCCGGCGAGCCGTTCCCGGACCCGGTCTCGGTCGGCTACATGTACATCCTCAAGCTGCACCACCTGGTCGACGACAAGCTCCACGCCCGCTCGACCGGCCCGTACTCCATGATCACGCAGCAGCCGCTGGGTGGTAAGGCGCAGTTCGGTGGGCAGCGATTCGGTGAGATGGAGGTGTGGGCCCTTGAGGCCTACGGTGCGGCGTACGCCCTCCAGGAACTGCTGACGATCAAGTCCGACGACGTCACCGGCCGCGTGAAGGTCTACGAGGCCATCGTCAAGGGCGAGAACATCCCCGAGCCGGGCATTCCCGAGTCCTTCAAGGTGCTCATCAAGGAAATGCAGTCGCTCTGCCTCAACGTGGAGGTGCTGTCCTCGGACGGCATGTCCATCGAGATGCGCGACACGGACGAGGACGTCTTCCGCGCGGCGGAGGAGCTCGGTATCGACCTGTCCCGGCGCGAGCCGAGCAGCGTCGAAGAGGTCTGA